From Toxorhynchites rutilus septentrionalis strain SRP chromosome 2, ASM2978413v1, whole genome shotgun sequence, a single genomic window includes:
- the LOC129769676 gene encoding uncharacterized protein LOC129769676 — protein MSSRWSWEKTEKFVKLYREHENLWNTLLSEYRDRERRLLSLQTIAEQMNLPNFGTRDVSRKIKTLRSCYSLEVKKIQKSKKSGTGTVYKPSLTWFNDMAYVMRIAEVEETGTESDYFGDHGIIEETTEMTSDPEPEINFVSCDEILTEPIKPFPSNCHPKSESPPRQHKRASGRGRKRKLEVIGAARDPSNSNNKLSTSTHEGCNADDECDIMGKHIAIQLRSLPVHERVLAHLKIHEVLVDFRLRNINSLSVPSSSTVNQCKIK, from the exons ATGTCTTCACGCTGGAGTTGGGAAAAGACTGAAAAATTCGTCAAACTATATCGCGAGCATGAAAATCTGTGGAACACACTCCTTTCGGAATATCGCGATCGCGAACGCAGGCTTCTTTCGCTGCAAACTATAGCTGAGCAAATGAATCTTCCGAATTTCGGAACCAGAGATGTGTCgagaaaaatcaaaacattgagATCCTGTTACagtttggaagtgaaaaaaatacagaaaagcAAGAAAAGCGGTACAGGAACTGTATACAAGCCATCCCTGACATGGTTTAACGACATGGCTTACGTTATGCGAATTGCTGAGGTGGAAGAAACTGGAACAGAGAGTGATTATTTTGGTGATCATGGTATTATT gaaGAAACAACCGAAATGACCTCTGATCCTGAACCTGAAATAAATTTTGTGTCTTGTGATGAGATTCTGACTGAACCGATTAAGCCATTCCCAAGTAATTGTCATCCAAAGAGCGAGAGTCCTCCACGTCAACACAAGCGCGCGAGCGGGCGAGGCAGAAAAAGAAAGTTGGAGGTCATTGGAGCTGCCCGCGATCCAAGTAACTCGAATAACAAGTTGAGCACATCTACCCATGAAGGATGCAACGCCGACGACGAGTGTGATATAATGGGAAAGCATATTGCTATCCAGTTACGTTCGCTGCCAGTACATGAGCGGGTACTGGCACACCTTAAAATCCATGAGGTACTTGTGGATTTCCGATTGAGGAATATAAATTCGTTATCTGTACCATCATCGTCTACCGTGAATCAATGTAAAATTAAATGA